One Sphingobacteriales bacterium DNA segment encodes these proteins:
- a CDS encoding O-antigen ligase family protein, translated as MTTKNNCEFIFKPWAYNLQHILWIGLFFGLPLSKGIASVALIGIIIFTAVWLFARFKPAIYLIWQYKGVSVLILLPFAYLLGMVHTENIKRGFDFLYIINALLAVPIAVIAYRKQLFKHLSTYIWSFLLSLWVSCLGVLLLNFIPHHTAANIVQAANGLMLPFQAQSQNPMFGLYSPFIDRLHLCNMLVLGVFTLFWWYVQRLKRPVQPSHQVAFFSTLLLLVSTIAILGGRAGQIGFVLALAVWVIVFYKQVIHIRLKKRLGKTGSIAVLAITLLVFMVVVPYTTSKTIPAVYYRYEQLRWEISMLKSGDYQSVNYTEFTSLRRLLSWQNHWQLVAQNWIWGVGTGDVRPELGKIYERTNQKQLMNIHHQWLYIWSALGVAGLLLLVWVWWLWLRSVLFLQQQAPINSWLSAWAISFFILYMVVFNSDIPLNTQAGTMGFCPFLVAYWAGKILPFQQ; from the coding sequence ATGACAACCAAAAACAACTGCGAGTTTATTTTTAAACCATGGGCTTATAATTTGCAACATATATTATGGATAGGCTTGTTTTTTGGTCTGCCACTATCAAAGGGGATAGCTTCGGTGGCTTTGATTGGCATTATAATTTTTACGGCTGTTTGGTTATTTGCCCGCTTTAAGCCTGCCATCTATTTAATATGGCAGTACAAAGGGGTATCGGTGTTAATTTTACTGCCGTTTGCCTATTTATTGGGCATGGTACACACTGAAAACATAAAACGGGGTTTCGATTTTTTGTATATCATAAACGCTTTATTGGCTGTACCTATTGCTGTCATTGCCTATCGCAAGCAATTATTTAAGCATCTAAGCACTTATATTTGGTCGTTTTTGTTGTCGCTTTGGGTTTCGTGTTTGGGTGTACTGCTGCTTAATTTTATACCACACCATACTGCTGCAAATATAGTACAAGCAGCAAACGGCTTAATGTTGCCATTTCAGGCGCAATCGCAAAACCCTATGTTTGGCTTGTATAGCCCATTTATTGACAGGTTACATTTGTGCAATATGTTGGTTTTGGGGGTATTTACCTTGTTTTGGTGGTATGTGCAGCGGCTTAAACGCCCCGTTCAACCGAGCCATCAAGTAGCGTTTTTTAGCACTTTATTGCTGTTGGTTTCTACTATTGCCATTTTGGGCGGCAGGGCAGGGCAAATAGGCTTTGTATTGGCGTTGGCGGTATGGGTAATTGTATTTTATAAACAAGTTATACATATCCGGTTAAAAAAGCGGCTTGGTAAAACTGGCTCTATAGCCGTTCTGGCAATAACCTTACTGGTTTTTATGGTAGTTGTCCCTTATACCACTTCAAAAACAATTCCGGCAGTATATTACAGGTACGAGCAGCTTCGCTGGGAAATATCCATGTTAAAAAGCGGCGACTACCAAAGCGTAAACTATACCGAGTTTACCTCGTTACGCCGTTTATTGTCGTGGCAAAACCATTGGCAATTAGTAGCCCAAAATTGGATTTGGGGCGTGGGTACTGGCGATGTGCGCCCCGAGTTAGGCAAAATTTATGAGCGCACTAATCAAAAGCAACTTATGAATATACACCATCAATGGCTTTATATATGGTCGGCATTAGGGGTAGCGGGTTTATTGCTATTGGTTTGGGTTTGGTGGCTTTGGCTTAGGTCGGTATTATTTTTGCAGCAACAGGCACCAATTAATAGCTGGCTTAGCGCATGGGCTATTTCATTTTTTATATTGTATATGGTAGTGTTTAATTCCGATATTCCTTTAAACACTCAGGCGGGCACTATGGGTTTTTGCCCTTTTTTGGTCGCTTATTGGGCTGGCAAAATTTTACCCTTTCAGCAATGA
- the rpmG gene encoding 50S ribosomal protein L33 codes for MAKKSKENRIQVILECTEHKATGVPGISRYITTKNRKNTPARIELKKYNPILRRYTLHKEVK; via the coding sequence ATGGCTAAAAAATCAAAAGAAAATCGAATTCAGGTAATTTTAGAGTGTACTGAGCATAAAGCAACCGGTGTACCCGGAATTTCGCGTTACATTACAACTAAAAACCGCAAAAATACGCCAGCCCGTATTGAGTTAAAAAAATATAACCCAATTTTGCGTCGCTATACTTTACACAAAGAAGTTAAATAA
- the rpmB gene encoding 50S ribosomal protein L28 — protein MSRICQLTGKKPITGHSVSKSNRKTNRWFAPNLQKKRFFIPEEDRWITLKISTSALRTINKKGISAYLNELSAKGVSVNF, from the coding sequence ATGTCACGGATTTGCCAATTAACCGGAAAAAAGCCCATTACCGGCCACTCGGTTTCTAAGTCGAACCGCAAAACCAATCGTTGGTTTGCCCCCAATTTGCAAAAAAAGCGTTTCTTTATTCCTGAAGAAGACCGTTGGATAACCTTAAAAATATCTACCTCGGCATTGCGCACCATCAATAAAAAAGGTATTAGTGCGTATTTAAACGAACTTAGTGCCAAGGGTGTATCTGTTAACTTTTAA
- a CDS encoding saccharopine dehydrogenase NADP-binding domain-containing protein, with amino-acid sequence MPNNSTSPTNNTDLLIYGANGYTGQLIVEQAVQQGLKPILGGRSHEKLVPIAAKYGLKILVADLKQREAVNDMVLAADVLINCAGPVINTFEPLIEACMKNGCHYLDITGEIAVFEKIATYDYLLERAGIVAIPGMGFDVVPTDCLAVYLKNKLPSATHLNLGVMGFGGGFSQGTVNTALMSLGYGSVVRRNNQLLTVPHTDYLREINFEGKRPRLAVSVPLADVSSAWYSTDIPNITTFLGINNTLLRMFKLADGAKWLVRRKFIKNIITSMTQKIYGIGPNEKNRQRGNSLAWGEVTDENGNLVSVRLILPETYTLTALTAIAGAKKLLNKTDNSGQNLKGFFTPAQAFGPNFILEIPNTIREDLTQSIQIKVG; translated from the coding sequence ATGCCAAATAATTCTACCTCACCCACTAATAATACCGACCTGCTTATTTATGGTGCCAATGGCTATACGGGGCAATTAATAGTTGAGCAAGCAGTGCAGCAAGGCCTTAAACCTATATTGGGCGGTCGCTCGCACGAAAAATTAGTGCCCATAGCCGCAAAATATGGCCTTAAAATATTGGTTGCCGACCTAAAGCAGCGCGAAGCAGTAAATGATATGGTATTGGCTGCCGACGTGTTAATTAACTGTGCCGGGCCTGTTATAAATACTTTCGAGCCGTTAATAGAAGCGTGTATGAAAAACGGCTGCCATTATTTAGATATAACGGGCGAAATTGCCGTTTTTGAAAAAATAGCTACTTACGATTATTTGTTAGAGCGAGCAGGGATAGTGGCCATTCCCGGAATGGGCTTTGACGTGGTGCCAACCGACTGTTTGGCGGTTTATTTAAAAAATAAATTGCCCAGCGCAACGCATTTAAACTTGGGCGTTATGGGCTTTGGTGGCGGATTTTCGCAAGGAACGGTAAACACAGCACTAATGAGTTTAGGCTATGGCAGCGTGGTTAGGCGCAATAACCAATTGCTAACCGTACCACATACCGACTATTTGCGCGAAATAAATTTTGAGGGCAAACGGCCCCGATTGGCGGTAAGTGTACCTTTGGCCGATGTTTCGTCGGCGTGGTACAGTACAGACATACCCAATATTACAACTTTTTTAGGCATCAACAACACTTTGTTGCGCATGTTTAAATTGGCCGATGGCGCTAAATGGTTGGTTAGGCGTAAGTTTATTAAAAATATAATTACCAGTATGACCCAAAAAATTTATGGCATTGGCCCCAACGAAAAAAACCGGCAGCGCGGCAATAGTTTAGCCTGGGGCGAAGTAACAGATGAAAACGGAAACTTGGTATCAGTAAGGCTAATTTTGCCCGAAACCTATACCTTAACCGCCTTAACCGCCATAGCAGGGGCAAAAAAACTGCTCAATAAAACCGATAATTCGGGCCAAAATTTGAAAGGCTTTTTTACTCCCGCACAAGCATTTGGACCCAATTTTATTTTAGAAATACCCAATACCATACGCGAAGATTTAACCCAATCTATTCAAATAAAAGTAGGATAA
- the ftsY gene encoding signal recognition particle-docking protein FtsY → MSFFDKLFGKKNKPQTEEPLITEVPQQETEIPQDPDFEDTNPEEVTTTQTPEESQENQEEEQQPSEPSPTPVAEQQNSSSNEDTTTEKNEGGGFFSFLGFGKNKAADQKALEDGLEKSNDGIFNRISKAIAGRTEVDVDVLDAIEEALVASDIAVDTVIKIIKRLEDRIARDKYLNTNEVYSMLKQEIIDMLTESNTPDYTNFNIPDVKPLPYIMLVVGVNGAGKTTTIGKLSWQFKQRGLNVMVGAADTFRAAAVEQLNIWAQRVGIEIIKHPQDTDPAAVAYDAAQAAIARKADVLLIDTAGRLHNKKYLMDELSKIKRVLQKVHPNLPHDVLLVLDGSTGHNALHQAEEFTKATEITCIAVTKLDGTAKGGAVISIADQFKIPIKYVGVGETVDRLQVFNKRNYVESLFKKRQ, encoded by the coding sequence ATGTCGTTTTTTGATAAATTGTTTGGCAAAAAAAATAAACCCCAAACAGAAGAGCCCCTTATAACCGAAGTACCACAACAAGAAACCGAAATACCACAGGATCCGGATTTTGAGGACACTAATCCGGAGGAAGTAACTACTACCCAAACTCCGGAAGAAAGCCAAGAAAATCAAGAAGAGGAGCAACAACCCTCCGAACCATCGCCCACTCCGGTAGCGGAACAGCAAAATTCTTCAAGCAATGAGGACACAACAACCGAAAAAAACGAAGGTGGAGGCTTTTTCTCATTTTTAGGATTTGGTAAAAATAAAGCCGCCGACCAAAAAGCCTTAGAAGATGGTTTAGAAAAAAGTAATGATGGCATTTTTAACCGCATAAGCAAGGCCATTGCCGGGCGTACCGAGGTTGATGTAGATGTTTTGGATGCTATTGAAGAAGCTTTGGTAGCCTCGGACATAGCGGTAGATACGGTTATTAAAATTATTAAACGGTTAGAAGACAGAATTGCCCGCGACAAATACCTGAATACTAACGAGGTTTACAGTATGTTAAAACAAGAAATAATTGACATGCTAACCGAAAGTAATACACCAGATTACACCAATTTTAATATTCCGGATGTAAAACCTTTGCCGTATATTATGTTGGTTGTGGGAGTTAATGGCGCCGGAAAAACTACAACTATTGGCAAATTATCGTGGCAATTTAAACAACGTGGCCTTAATGTTATGGTTGGGGCTGCCGATACTTTTAGGGCTGCCGCCGTTGAACAGCTAAATATTTGGGCCCAACGTGTTGGTATAGAAATTATTAAACACCCCCAAGATACGGACCCCGCCGCCGTTGCTTACGATGCCGCCCAAGCCGCCATAGCCCGCAAAGCCGATGTACTACTTATTGATACGGCTGGACGGCTGCACAATAAAAAATATTTAATGGACGAACTTTCAAAAATTAAGCGCGTTTTGCAAAAAGTTCATCCCAATTTACCCCACGATGTATTGTTGGTGCTCGACGGCTCAACAGGACATAATGCCCTGCACCAGGCCGAAGAGTTTACTAAAGCTACCGAAATTACTTGTATTGCCGTAACCAAATTAGATGGTACAGCAAAGGGAGGAGCGGTAATTTCTATCGCTGATCAATTTAAAATACCCATCAAATACGTGGGCGTTGGCGAAACTGTTGACCGCCTACAAGTGTTTAATAAACGCAACTACGTTGAAAGTTTGTTTAAAAAACGGCAATAA
- a CDS encoding TonB family protein — protein sequence MKKIILLLPFIMATVFFCFDSQAQNLIGRMVFFDQEKIALKSEYTVLKEKPLVKHGLYTEWYLGDFYGTGKQTTYEKGNIWKTGLYENGQPVGEWNFYYINGVQSAKGFYRNGQRNEHWIFYFYNGKISHEGNYVNGVKTGDWKYYDTNQDGKIHFSVNANQELAETTVTNTPNNKANATTTNTEEDIDENIDEHTPIINPNANDVLEIAEISPEFAGGEASLARFYAANLLYPFQAEEMGVSGTVFIECIIDEYGFITEPKVVRGLGSGCDEEALRVVKAMPRWQPAMQSGKRVSVKYTLQVKFIL from the coding sequence ATGAAAAAAATTATACTTTTATTGCCTTTTATTATGGCAACTGTGTTTTTTTGTTTTGATTCGCAGGCACAAAACCTTATTGGCCGGATGGTATTTTTTGACCAGGAAAAGATTGCCTTAAAAAGCGAATACACTGTTTTAAAAGAAAAACCTCTGGTTAAGCATGGACTTTATACCGAGTGGTATTTAGGCGATTTTTATGGCACCGGCAAACAAACTACTTACGAAAAAGGTAATATTTGGAAAACTGGACTTTACGAAAATGGCCAACCCGTAGGTGAATGGAATTTTTATTATATTAATGGCGTACAATCGGCAAAAGGATTTTACCGGAATGGCCAGCGCAACGAACATTGGATTTTTTATTTTTATAACGGCAAAATTAGCCATGAGGGCAATTACGTCAACGGAGTAAAAACAGGTGATTGGAAATACTATGACACTAATCAGGATGGAAAAATTCATTTTTCTGTTAATGCCAATCAAGAATTAGCCGAAACTACAGTTACAAACACGCCCAACAATAAAGCTAATGCCACCACTACAAATACGGAAGAGGATATAGACGAAAATATAGACGAACACACCCCAATTATTAATCCTAACGCCAATGATGTTTTAGAAATTGCCGAAATTAGTCCTGAGTTTGCCGGAGGCGAGGCTTCGTTAGCGCGTTTTTATGCCGCTAATCTATTGTATCCATTTCAGGCAGAAGAAATGGGTGTATCGGGTACAGTATTTATTGAATGTATTATAGACGAATATGGTTTTATAACCGAACCCAAAGTGGTGCGTGGGCTTGGTAGCGGCTGCGACGAAGAAGCTTTGCGGGTAGTAAAAGCTATGCCACGGTGGCAACCAGCTATGCAAAGCGGTAAAAGAGTTAGTGTTAAATATACATTACAAGTGAAATTTATATTGTAA
- a CDS encoding GIY-YIG nuclease family protein yields MEIQFTILDINFIGGLNQQNVVELALARHNGEQITQTWHSYINPQKEITDFDLATVHLTEAQLANAPSFAELAPQIEQFIQGTVLTGLAIRQFYAILRHEFKRLSMRFQYKNLDLQTLLNKQTDFLTPNPNLAQICQHLNLPYHQNMNPQARVVLMARLFEDLYITPNKPIKKQQVHSDALNTKFPVNLPRKTAEELPNQTGIYYFLDQKGRIIYLGKSKNIKTRVYTHFNSDLDSLKRLQLKARIYSIQYQLTGSELIALLLESDEIKRYMPAFNMAQRRKKYRYGLFYRKNTEGYLIFYIAHLLPDSEPLQQFSTRWSALAFVANLAAQYQLNLELCGIAKVEEWMTPHFFPEDFIPPEKPNTADHNEKIRQIISWYSYPHPNLLIIDHGRTPDEVSVVMIERNKYTGFTFLPLEKIRPIIQQQILPTFQRLTILPKIRQQIKTYRDNPDIRRIIRTWLRKYEAQNTKHISIVESQNQTYLPTNDNPPSTLENISESLAYPDFNSTLLALTDNNNKEPNNPEEKPTNFDTYSNVIPNSANALPSNEENEILLILPKVIQF; encoded by the coding sequence ATGGAAATTCAATTTACCATCCTCGATATTAATTTTATTGGCGGCTTAAACCAACAAAATGTGGTAGAGTTGGCTTTGGCACGGCATAACGGCGAGCAAATTACCCAAACCTGGCATAGCTATATTAACCCCCAAAAAGAAATTACCGATTTTGACCTCGCTACCGTTCACCTAACCGAAGCGCAATTGGCAAACGCCCCTTCTTTTGCCGAGCTTGCCCCCCAAATTGAACAATTTATACAAGGCACAGTGCTTACCGGACTTGCTATTAGGCAGTTTTACGCTATTTTACGCCACGAGTTTAAGCGGCTGAGTATGCGGTTTCAATACAAAAACTTAGACCTGCAAACCCTGCTAAACAAACAAACAGACTTTCTCACACCCAATCCCAATTTAGCGCAAATTTGCCAACACCTTAACTTGCCCTATCATCAAAACATGAACCCCCAGGCACGTGTGGTTTTAATGGCGCGGCTTTTTGAAGACTTGTATATTACCCCAAACAAACCCATCAAAAAACAACAAGTTCATTCCGATGCGTTAAATACTAAGTTCCCCGTCAATTTGCCCCGCAAAACAGCCGAAGAACTGCCCAATCAAACAGGTATTTATTATTTTTTAGACCAAAAAGGACGCATCATTTATTTAGGTAAAAGCAAAAATATTAAAACAAGGGTTTATACCCATTTTAACTCCGATTTAGATTCGCTAAAACGCCTTCAACTTAAAGCCCGAATTTACTCGATACAATACCAACTTACCGGAAGCGAACTCATTGCCTTGCTTTTAGAGTCGGATGAGATAAAACGATACATGCCAGCTTTTAACATGGCACAACGCCGCAAAAAATACCGTTATGGTTTGTTTTACCGCAAAAATACCGAAGGCTATTTAATATTTTATATTGCTCATTTATTGCCCGATAGCGAACCTTTGCAGCAATTTAGTACCCGCTGGAGTGCGCTTGCTTTTGTAGCTAATTTGGCGGCACAATACCAATTAAATTTAGAGCTTTGTGGCATAGCCAAAGTTGAAGAATGGATGACACCGCATTTTTTTCCGGAAGACTTTATACCACCCGAAAAACCAAACACTGCCGACCATAACGAAAAAATAAGGCAAATTATTAGCTGGTATAGTTACCCCCATCCTAATTTATTAATTATTGACCACGGACGCACCCCCGACGAGGTTTCGGTAGTAATGATTGAGCGCAATAAATACACTGGGTTTACATTTTTGCCGCTCGAAAAAATTCGACCAATTATCCAACAGCAAATACTGCCAACTTTTCAGCGCTTAACCATATTACCCAAAATACGGCAACAAATAAAAACCTACCGCGACAACCCCGATATACGCCGTATTATACGAACCTGGTTGCGCAAGTACGAGGCGCAAAATACCAAGCATATTAGTATTGTTGAGAGCCAAAACCAAACGTATCTTCCTACAAATGACAACCCACCGTCAACACTTGAAAATATTTCCGAATCACTTGCATATCCGGATTTTAATAGCACACTACTAGCGCTAACAGATAATAACAATAAAGAGCCAAACAATCCGGAGGAAAAACCAACTAATTTCGATACCTATTCAAATGTTATTCCTAACTCAGCAAACGCTTTACCCTCAAATGAAGAGAACGAAATTCTGTTAATATTACCCAAAGTAATACAGTTTTAA
- a CDS encoding DUF4249 family protein, translated as MKKRIYLLGTIPVAAFVSLLFATSSCSNDFEVAAPWKEITLIYGLLDASKPEQFIRINKAYLDEETDAYVMAKNNDSLYHNGELAVMLRAYKLSGNTVISTLEWPLAKVNAADYGIVKDTGVFANNPYYLYYFNTPLKIKEKPDYNYKYEISVKSQSGNTATAETAILDTFKIIKPKSGQTAEPISLTGDDFDIRWQNVKNAFNYDVDLYFNYYDVISTGNGDTIEVYKSIKYDVIENFSSDGSASGFITYTMPTGAFFKFLRNHPSITNKPDNLMYRRFSNIDIEVFAGSEDLRIYQNATQAQFSITNQQIKPIYNNVKGGLGLFASRSSTKTAKLQLSAPSLDELGCLPENSAMQFAPSKNNPQYPYCQ; from the coding sequence GTGAAAAAACGTATTTATTTATTGGGCACAATACCTGTTGCCGCTTTTGTTAGTTTGTTATTTGCCACCTCGTCTTGCAGTAATGATTTTGAAGTGGCAGCACCTTGGAAAGAAATTACCCTAATCTATGGTCTCTTAGATGCCTCGAAACCCGAACAATTCATCCGGATAAACAAGGCCTACTTAGACGAAGAAACAGACGCTTATGTAATGGCCAAAAACAACGACTCGTTATATCATAATGGCGAGCTGGCTGTAATGCTAAGAGCTTATAAATTGTCGGGCAATACTGTTATTTCAACCCTCGAATGGCCACTGGCCAAGGTAAATGCCGCCGATTATGGTATTGTAAAAGATACAGGTGTTTTTGCCAACAACCCTTATTATTTGTATTATTTTAATACCCCACTAAAAATTAAAGAAAAACCCGATTATAACTACAAATACGAAATATCGGTTAAAAGCCAATCCGGAAATACTGCGACTGCCGAAACTGCTATTTTAGACACCTTTAAAATTATAAAACCTAAGTCGGGACAAACCGCCGAACCTATTTCTTTAACAGGAGACGATTTTGACATACGCTGGCAAAACGTAAAAAACGCTTTTAATTATGATGTCGATTTATATTTTAATTATTACGATGTAATATCAACCGGAAATGGCGACACCATTGAGGTTTATAAAAGTATAAAATACGATGTGATTGAGAATTTTTCTTCCGACGGGTCGGCATCGGGGTTTATTACCTATACCATGCCAACCGGTGCATTTTTTAAATTTTTGCGCAATCACCCTTCAATTACCAACAAACCGGATAATTTAATGTATAGGCGTTTTTCTAATATTGATATTGAAGTATTTGCCGGCAGCGAAGACCTGCGTATCTACCAAAATGCCACTCAAGCGCAGTTTAGTATTACCAACCAACAAATTAAACCAATTTACAACAATGTAAAAGGCGGTTTGGGCTTGTTTGCTTCGAGGTCGTCCACCAAAACTGCCAAACTACAACTAAGTGCCCCAAGCTTAGACGAGCTTGGTTGCCTGCCCGAAAATAGCGCAATGCAATTTGCCCCGTCAAAAAATAACCCGCAGTATCCTTATTGCCAGTAG
- a CDS encoding DUF4295 family protein translates to MAKVSKNARVTRGGGGKDHVKVVVCERDPKTGAYVYKSKIVHKDKLEEALKGNA, encoded by the coding sequence ATGGCAAAAGTATCTAAAAACGCCCGTGTAACCCGGGGTGGTGGTGGCAAAGATCACGTTAAAGTGGTAGTATGCGAACGCGACCCTAAAACCGGTGCTTACGTTTATAAATCGAAAATTGTACACAAAGACAAATTAGAAGAAGCCCTTAAAGGCAACGCTTAA
- a CDS encoding L,D-transpeptidase family protein, protein MASFNFSGLGVKATAQNAPEINYPQVTHNIKYLFTARTLNDTLADAYVNLNYPEEVAKFYEQRNYVPGWFIGKDIIAKNINMVLSVKNAEKNGLPSNDYHLPTLSHIWQQYIENYLPPTNTELAVYDVLLTDAWLALARHYYLGKLVPHQTDANWNWGYETLDDPNPFDPVVKLLQEIDGENPSQILEDFLPTTFEYAILQQQLLLLKNKTWPVIDMGGLQVLQKGQSHPVVAVLRERLTASGEFAADDQPINNPQLFDEKLEHSLMRFQQLNGLYCDGSLQHLTVQMLNISPQTRCDQIKANLERLRWQPRQNPEKDTVFIEVNIPSFELKYQRGNTRKLTKKVVVGRDVFATPILNDTLQKIIINPYWNVPKSIAKQELMPMLAEDPMFFTNHDIRVLKGNKLIDASSINWKKANPDDYLFQHAVNVFNPLGVVKFQFLNPFNIYIHDTPEKELFDYSIRSRSHGCVRLQNPLELALTILQTDDPSWDSTRIAQVLYSQKQTPITLNKHIPVYLRYKTVYTDQLGFVYYYRDIYNWDKKTAEALQNPIRKKTGGKESAN, encoded by the coding sequence ATGGCAAGTTTTAATTTTAGTGGATTGGGCGTTAAAGCAACAGCCCAAAACGCGCCTGAAATTAATTACCCCCAAGTTACACATAATATAAAATATCTATTTACTGCCAGAACTTTAAACGATACCTTAGCAGACGCTTACGTAAATTTAAATTATCCGGAAGAGGTCGCAAAATTTTATGAACAACGCAATTATGTTCCCGGATGGTTTATTGGCAAAGACATTATAGCCAAAAATATCAATATGGTTCTTAGTGTTAAAAATGCCGAAAAAAATGGCTTACCCTCAAACGATTATCATTTGCCAACCCTAAGCCATATTTGGCAACAATACATTGAAAATTATTTACCCCCCACCAATACCGAGCTTGCCGTTTACGATGTTTTACTTACCGATGCCTGGTTAGCACTAGCAAGGCATTATTATTTGGGCAAACTGGTGCCACACCAAACAGATGCCAACTGGAACTGGGGGTACGAAACCCTTGATGACCCCAACCCTTTTGACCCAGTTGTTAAACTTTTACAAGAAATTGACGGCGAAAACCCCAGCCAAATACTCGAAGATTTTTTGCCAACCACCTTCGAGTATGCCATTTTACAACAACAATTACTGTTACTTAAAAATAAAACCTGGCCAGTAATTGACATGGGCGGCTTACAAGTATTACAAAAAGGGCAATCGCATCCGGTAGTAGCAGTTTTGCGGGAGCGGCTTACCGCATCGGGTGAGTTTGCCGCCGATGATCAACCAATAAATAATCCACAATTGTTTGATGAGAAATTAGAACATTCGTTAATGCGATTTCAACAATTAAATGGGCTATATTGCGATGGCTCGTTGCAACATTTAACTGTTCAAATGCTTAATATTTCGCCACAAACACGTTGCGACCAAATTAAAGCCAATTTAGAGCGATTGCGCTGGCAACCAAGGCAAAATCCGGAAAAAGATACTGTATTTATTGAGGTTAATATTCCCTCATTTGAGTTGAAATACCAACGCGGCAACACCAGAAAATTAACCAAAAAAGTGGTTGTGGGGCGCGATGTATTTGCCACCCCTATTTTAAACGATACGCTTCAAAAAATAATTATAAACCCATACTGGAATGTACCAAAAAGTATTGCAAAACAAGAGCTAATGCCCATGTTGGCCGAAGACCCCATGTTTTTTACTAATCACGACATCAGAGTGCTGAAAGGCAACAAATTAATAGACGCCAGCAGTATAAACTGGAAAAAAGCAAATCCGGATGATTATTTGTTTCAACATGCTGTAAATGTTTTTAACCCTTTGGGGGTGGTAAAATTTCAATTTTTGAACCCATTCAATATTTATATCCACGATACCCCCGAAAAAGAACTTTTTGACTATTCGATTCGCAGCAGAAGCCACGGATGTGTGCGCCTGCAAAACCCATTAGAACTGGCCTTGACCATACTTCAAACTGATGACCCGTCTTGGGACTCAACACGAATTGCCCAGGTCTTGTACAGTCAAAAACAAACACCAATTACGCTAAACAAACATATACCTGTTTATTTGCGCTACAAAACTGTTTATACCGACCAATTAGGATTTGTTTATTATTACCGCGATATTTATAACTGGGATAAGAAAACAGCCGAAGCGCTTCAAAACCCCATCCGGAAAAAAACAGGGGGAAAAGAGTCGGCAAATTAA
- a CDS encoding ABC transporter substrate-binding protein, which translates to MPYRLFTDQMGNILQVPKKVKRIVSLVPSQTELLYHLGLEAEVVGITKFCIYPDEWWRSKTRIGGTKNFNFKAIAALNPDLVIGNKEENYPEGITLLQKKYAVWMSDIYSFEQALQMIIEVGKLTNRTAIAQQLAQNIEADFIKMPKANLSAAYCIWHNPWMAAGGETFIHDLLQRCGFKNVFKNQPRYPIFSLPELVQLNPEVVILSSEPYPFKTKHAIEIQNALPNTQVKFIPGEWFSWYGSKLLDAAPQIANFVQILTNTTKKST; encoded by the coding sequence ATGCCCTACCGTTTATTTACCGACCAAATGGGAAACATACTGCAAGTGCCTAAAAAGGTTAAGCGTATTGTTTCGTTAGTTCCTTCGCAAACAGAGTTACTATATCATTTGGGTTTAGAGGCCGAGGTAGTTGGTATTACAAAATTTTGTATTTATCCGGACGAGTGGTGGCGCAGTAAAACACGTATTGGAGGCACAAAAAATTTTAATTTCAAAGCAATAGCTGCACTAAATCCCGACCTCGTTATTGGCAATAAAGAAGAAAATTACCCCGAGGGCATAACGCTTTTACAAAAAAAGTACGCCGTATGGATGAGTGATATTTACAGTTTTGAACAAGCTTTGCAAATGATTATAGAAGTTGGCAAACTTACCAACCGCACAGCCATAGCTCAACAGTTAGCCCAAAATATAGAAGCAGATTTTATAAAAATGCCCAAAGCCAACCTAAGCGCAGCTTATTGTATATGGCACAACCCGTGGATGGCTGCCGGTGGCGAAACTTTTATCCACGATTTGCTTCAACGCTGTGGCTTCAAAAATGTATTTAAAAACCAGCCGCGTTACCCTATTTTTAGCCTACCTGAATTGGTTCAATTAAACCCGGAGGTAGTTATTTTATCATCCGAGCCGTACCCGTTTAAAACAAAACATGCCATTGAAATACAAAATGCGCTGCCAAATACCCAAGTAAAATTTATTCCGGGCGAATGGTTTTCATGGTACGGCTCAAAATTATTGGATGCTGCCCCACAAATTGCTAATTTTGTGCAAATTTTGACCAACACTACAAAAAAATCAACTTAA